The Christiangramia salexigens genome includes the window CAAGAACCTCTATAGTGTTCTCTAGTTTTTCAACCTCATTGTTCTTCTGCAGATGTCTAATTACTGGTAACTTCATCAACTAAGTTTTTTAGCTGGTCAAACTTGTTGGTTTGAACCTGATTCTTAAAACTTCCATTTTTGAAAGTTGCAAAGGTTGGTAAATTGTCAACATTAGCAAGCTTTCTGGACTCCGGAAATTTTTCCGCATCAACAAATACGAACTGAACATTTTCATGCTCTGTAGCCAATTTTTTGAATTTAGGCTTCATCAAGCGGCAATTTCCGCACCATCCGGCCATGTATTGAACTACAACAGTATCATTGTTGCTAATTACTTCGCTTAAGTTATCCTGATCTAATTCCTTCGTCATAGCAATCTTTTTTTAGTTTAAACTTAGATAAGAAGCTACACCATCTCTGTCGGCGTTCATGGCTTCTTTACCTTCTTCCCAGTTAGCAGGGCAAACCTCACCTTTTTCCTGTACATGAGTATAAGCATCTACCAATCTAAGGAATTCGTTCACATTTCTACCTAGTGGCATATGGTTAACACCTTCATGGAAGATAGTTCCTTCCTCATCGATAAGATAAGTAGCTCTGTAAGTTACATTGTCACCTTCTACGGTTAATGCTCCTGTTTCCTCATCATAAGACTCATTCATGATATCAAGAATATCAAGTCTTGAACTTAGGTTACGATTAGAGTCTGCAAGTATAGGGTAAGTAACTCCTTCTATACCACCATTGTCTTTTGGTGTGTTTAACCATGCGAAATGAACTTCTGGTGTATCACAAGATGCACCGATCACCATAACATTTCTTTTTTCAAATTCTTCAAGAGCATTTTGAAAAGCATGTAGTTCGGTAGGGCAAACAAAGGTGAAATCTTTTGGGTACCAGAACAACAATACTTTTTTCTTGTTCTTCTGAGCTTCTTCCAAAATGTTGATCTTGAAAGTGTCTCCCATTTCGTTCATAGCATCTACGCTAAGGTTTGGAAATTTTTTTCCTACTAAAGCCATATTATTCGATTGTTTTTAATTAAACTTTTTCTTTTTCTACACTGCAAATTTAAGAACTAAGAGAGCTTATAAAAGCTCTGTAAATTTTTAAATTTTATCGCCTAATAGGTTTTGATTATCGATTTATGAGACTCTAATAATCCAATTCTATCAATGTGTTAAAAATGACTGTATT containing:
- a CDS encoding thioredoxin family protein; the protein is MTKELDQDNLSEVISNNDTVVVQYMAGWCGNCRLMKPKFKKLATEHENVQFVFVDAEKFPESRKLANVDNLPTFATFKNGSFKNQVQTNKFDQLKNLVDEVTSN
- a CDS encoding peroxiredoxin, with the translated sequence MALVGKKFPNLSVDAMNEMGDTFKINILEEAQKNKKKVLLFWYPKDFTFVCPTELHAFQNALEEFEKRNVMVIGASCDTPEVHFAWLNTPKDNGGIEGVTYPILADSNRNLSSRLDILDIMNESYDEETGALTVEGDNVTYRATYLIDEEGTIFHEGVNHMPLGRNVNEFLRLVDAYTHVQEKGEVCPANWEEGKEAMNADRDGVASYLSLN